One region of Oryza sativa Japonica Group chromosome 10, ASM3414082v1 genomic DNA includes:
- the LOC4349333 gene encoding probable trehalose-phosphate phosphatase 2, protein MDLKTSNSPVIADPLPKLALPSAVMTYTTPTSFPSTGLYLNTPKKKPLPGKIEEVRAAGWLDLMLASSPPRKRQTKDFANDVQADELDLLYRNWVVNHPSALTSFEDIVNLARGKRLALFLDYDGTLSPIVDNPENAVMSDEMRSAVKHVASLFPTAIISGRSRDKVFDFVKLTELYYAGSHGMDIMGPVRKSDSSGQHVECIRSTDSEGKEVNLFQPASEFLPMISEVYKKLSESIKDIDGARMEDNKFCVSVHYRNVAPHDYGEVHQRVTAVLKNYPCLRLTHGRKVLEVRPVIDWNKGKAVEFLLESLGLCGKEDVLPIYVGDDKTDEDAFKVLKANSIGFGILVSSVPKDTDAFYSVRDPAEVMEFLKKLASWKEEST, encoded by the exons ATGGATTTGAAGACAAGCAACTCTCCTGTTATTGCTGATCCTCTCCCTAAATTAGCCTTGCCATCTGCTGTGATGACGTACACTACACCTACGAGTTTCCCCTCTACCGGGCTGTACTTGAACACTCCGAAAAAGAAGCCTCTGCCTGGAAAGATCGAAGAAGTCCGCGCCGCTGGATGGCTTGATCTCATGCTGGCCTCCTCGCCACCTCGCAAGAGGCAGACTAAGGACTTTGCCAATGATGTTCAAGCTGACGAGCTTGATTTGCTATACCGTAATTGGGTG GTGAACCATCCATCTGCTTTAACATCATTTGAGGATATTGTTAATCTTGCCAGAGGTAAAAGATTGGCACTGTTCCTTGATTATGATGGAACTCTTTCACCGATTGTGGACAATCCTGAAAATGCAGTAATGTCTGACGAG ATGCGCTCTGCTGTGAAGCATGTGGCATCACTTTTTCCCACTGCGATCATTAGTGGAAGATCTCGTGATAAG GTTTTTGACTTTGTGAAACTAACTGAACTGTATTACGCTGGAAGTCATGGAATGGATATCATGGGGCCTGTTAGGAAGTCTGATTCGAGTGGTCAGCATGTGGAATGTATCAGGTCCACTGATTCAGAG GGTAAAGAGGTCAACCTCTTCCAACCTGCAAGTGAGTTTTTACCTATGATTAGCGAG GTGTACAAAAAGCTCAGTGAAAGTATTAAGGACATTGATGGTGCAAGGATGGAAGATAACAAATTCTGTGTGTCCGTTCATTACCGCAATGTAGCACCACAT GACTACGGAGAAGTTCATCAACGTGTGACTGCCGTCCTGAAGAATTACCCTTGTCTAAGGCTTACCCATGGGAGAAAG GTTCTTGAGGTTCGACCTGTGATAGACTGGAACAAGGGGAAAGCTGTGGAATTTTTGCTGGAGTCACTTGGACTATGTGGGAAAGAAGATGTTCTTCCTATCTATGTTGGAGATGACAAGACTGATGAGGATGCATTCAAG GTTCTGAAGGCAAACAGCATTGGCTTTGGAATTTTGGTGTCATCTGTGCCCAAGGATACTGATGCTTTCTATTCCGTACGGGACCCAGCTGAG GTGATGGAATTCCTGAAGAAACTGGCATCTTGGAAGGAGGAATCCACTTAA